The Aureispira anguillae genome contains a region encoding:
- a CDS encoding adenylosuccinate synthase: protein MVDVLLGLQWGDEGKGKIVDYLASNYDIVARFQGGPNAGHTLYLDEKKYVLHTIPSGIFRENVQNVIGNGVVIDPTILCKEIDQLSTAGVEFLSRLYIAQKAHLILPSHRFLDAVMEAAKGDGKIGSTLKGIGPTYTDKIARHGLRIGDVFLSDFEERYNKLKANHLRMASAFPSVDFDLEGEEKAWMASIERLKKLQFVNSAYFINKAIKDGKKILAEGAQGSMLDIDYGTYPFVTSSNTITSGVCNGLGVAPQQIGEVIGITKAYCTRVGGGPFPTELTGEIGEEIRKAGGEFGATTGRPRRCGWIDLPQLKYTIMINGVTQLVMTKADVLDVFDEVCAATAYETATGTTDEVPFDMVTNCPKPVYKAYKGWKKDLTTIRQFGNFPIELQEYVQEMEELLEIPFSIISVGPGREQLVVRKEQTLA from the coding sequence ATGGTAGATGTATTATTAGGTTTGCAATGGGGCGATGAAGGAAAGGGTAAAATCGTTGATTATCTAGCTTCTAATTACGATATTGTTGCCCGTTTTCAAGGGGGTCCTAATGCAGGTCACACGCTGTATCTTGATGAAAAAAAGTATGTTTTGCATACAATCCCATCAGGAATATTCAGAGAAAATGTCCAAAATGTTATTGGAAATGGAGTTGTGATTGATCCTACTATCCTCTGCAAAGAAATTGATCAGTTGTCTACTGCTGGAGTAGAATTTTTGAGTCGTTTATACATTGCTCAAAAAGCACATCTTATTCTTCCCTCTCACCGATTTTTGGATGCAGTTATGGAAGCGGCAAAAGGTGATGGTAAAATTGGTTCTACCCTAAAGGGTATAGGTCCTACTTATACAGACAAAATTGCTAGACATGGTCTTCGTATAGGTGATGTTTTTCTTTCCGACTTTGAGGAACGTTACAACAAGCTAAAAGCAAATCACTTGAGAATGGCTTCTGCTTTTCCTAGTGTTGATTTTGATCTAGAAGGCGAAGAAAAAGCTTGGATGGCATCTATAGAGCGTTTAAAAAAGCTCCAATTTGTTAATTCTGCTTATTTTATTAACAAAGCGATTAAAGATGGCAAAAAAATATTGGCAGAGGGCGCTCAAGGGTCTATGCTAGATATTGATTATGGCACTTATCCCTTTGTGACTTCTTCAAATACCATTACTTCTGGCGTTTGTAATGGACTAGGAGTTGCTCCTCAACAAATTGGAGAGGTCATTGGAATCACCAAAGCTTATTGTACACGAGTTGGTGGTGGTCCTTTTCCTACAGAGCTAACAGGCGAAATAGGAGAAGAAATTAGAAAAGCAGGAGGAGAATTTGGTGCAACAACTGGTCGCCCTAGACGTTGTGGCTGGATCGATCTTCCTCAATTAAAATATACCATTATGATTAATGGTGTTACTCAATTGGTAATGACCAAAGCTGATGTTTTGGATGTTTTTGATGAAGTTTGCGCTGCTACTGCTTACGAAACAGCAACAGGAACCACCGATGAGGTGCCTTTTGATATGGTAACCAACTGTCCAAAACCAGTTTATAAAGCTTACAAAGGCTGGAAAAAGGACTTGACGACCATTCGCCAGTTTGGAAACTTTCCGATAGAACTACAAGAGTATGTACAAGAAATGGAAGAATTATTAGAAATTCCATTTTCTATTATTTCTGTAGGACCAGGAAGAGAACAACTAGTGGTGAGAAAAGAACAAACGTTGGCATAA
- the glmS gene encoding glutamine--fructose-6-phosphate transaminase (isomerizing) — protein MCGIVAYIGPRDAYPILIKGLQRLEYRGYDSAGVALIREEEIAVYKKKGKVKDLIDYTKDKEVVGTIGMGHTRWATHGEPNDVNAHPHSSGNNDISIIHNGIIENYDALRTALINEGHTFISDTDTEVLVHLIEAIQIKEAVDIAEAVRIALTKVVGAYAIVVLSKKEPNKIVAARKGSPLVVGIGEKEFFLASDASPIVEYTKNVVYIKEEEIVTMNREGELSLKTMDNEIQTPFIQHLDMEIEAIEKGGYEHYMLKEIHQQPTTVADAMRGRLNVKKGLITLGGVAEFENRIKNADRLIIIACGTSWIAGLIGEYLFEDLARIPTEVEYASEFRYRNPIITNKDVVIAISQSGETADTLAALDLAIEKEALTYGICNVVGSSIARVTNAGSYIHAGPEIGVASTKAFTGQITLLTLMALQLAQNRGTISQSYYFQLLNELDNLPAKLKKVVEQDAKIKYIANLWKDADNALYLGRGYNFPIALEGALKLKEISYIHAEGYPAAEMKHGPIALIDENMPVVIIATSGSTREKVISNIQEVKARKGKVLAIITEGDDHIPLIADHVIEIPKTEEPLVPLLSVIPLQLLAYHIAVLRGCNVDQPRNLAKSVTVE, from the coding sequence ATGTGCGGAATTGTAGCTTATATTGGTCCTAGAGATGCTTATCCAATTCTTATAAAAGGGCTTCAACGATTGGAATATAGAGGTTATGATAGTGCAGGAGTTGCACTAATAAGAGAGGAGGAGATAGCCGTTTATAAGAAAAAGGGAAAAGTAAAGGATTTAATTGATTATACAAAAGATAAAGAGGTAGTTGGGACAATTGGCATGGGGCATACTAGATGGGCAACGCATGGAGAGCCTAACGATGTTAATGCACACCCTCATTCGTCTGGAAATAATGATATTTCAATTATTCATAATGGGATCATTGAAAACTATGATGCATTGCGTACAGCGCTCATTAATGAAGGGCATACATTTATATCCGATACCGATACAGAAGTTTTGGTGCATCTAATTGAGGCGATTCAAATCAAAGAAGCTGTAGATATTGCAGAGGCAGTTCGTATTGCGCTAACAAAGGTAGTTGGAGCTTATGCTATTGTGGTGTTGAGCAAAAAAGAGCCGAATAAGATTGTTGCTGCTCGAAAAGGAAGCCCTTTGGTGGTCGGAATTGGTGAGAAAGAGTTCTTTTTGGCTTCGGATGCTTCTCCTATTGTAGAGTATACCAAGAACGTGGTTTACATTAAGGAGGAAGAGATTGTCACAATGAATAGAGAAGGGGAATTGAGTCTGAAAACAATGGATAATGAAATCCAAACGCCATTTATTCAGCACTTAGATATGGAAATTGAGGCGATTGAAAAAGGAGGCTATGAGCATTATATGCTTAAAGAAATTCATCAACAACCTACAACAGTAGCAGATGCTATGCGTGGTCGATTGAATGTTAAAAAGGGCTTGATTACACTAGGGGGAGTTGCCGAATTTGAAAATCGAATCAAGAATGCTGATCGTCTTATTATTATTGCTTGTGGTACTTCATGGATTGCAGGCTTAATCGGTGAGTATTTATTTGAGGACTTAGCAAGAATTCCTACAGAAGTAGAGTATGCTTCGGAGTTTAGATATCGCAACCCCATTATTACCAATAAAGATGTTGTCATTGCTATTTCTCAATCGGGAGAAACAGCCGATACACTTGCTGCTTTAGATTTAGCAATAGAAAAAGAAGCACTGACCTATGGTATTTGTAATGTTGTTGGGTCTTCTATTGCACGAGTTACCAATGCAGGTTCTTATATTCATGCAGGACCTGAGATTGGTGTTGCATCTACCAAAGCATTTACTGGACAAATTACCTTGTTGACCTTAATGGCTTTGCAGTTGGCTCAGAATAGAGGTACTATTTCTCAGTCGTATTATTTCCAATTATTGAATGAATTGGACAACTTGCCCGCTAAGCTGAAGAAGGTAGTAGAGCAGGATGCAAAAATTAAATATATTGCTAATCTTTGGAAGGATGCCGATAATGCACTTTATTTAGGGCGTGGATATAATTTCCCAATTGCTTTGGAAGGTGCCCTAAAACTTAAAGAAATTTCGTATATTCACGCAGAGGGATATCCCGCAGCAGAAATGAAGCATGGTCCAATCGCTTTGATTGATGAAAATATGCCTGTTGTTATTATTGCTACGAGTGGAAGTACTCGCGAAAAAGTAATTAGTAATATACAAGAGGTAAAAGCTAGAAAAGGAAAGGTATTGGCAATTATTACAGAGGGAGACGATCACATTCCTCTTATTGCAGACCATGTTATTGAAATCCCAAAAACAGAGGAGCCTTTAGTACCTCTTTTATCTGTTATTCCATTACAATTATTAGCCTACCATATTGCTGTACTAAGAGGGTGTAATGTTGATCAACCTCGTAATTTGGCTAAATCAGTTACCGTAGAATAA
- the panC gene encoding pantoate--beta-alanine ligase, which yields MYIFKTVHDLQQYLNLQQKQAKKIGFVPTMGALHLGHLTLVQKALQQHDIVVCSIFVNPTQFGDAQDLDKYPRPIQNDIQKLEQLGCSVLFLPTVEEVYPKGLKTPDFDLGGLDQTMEGAHRPGHFKGVVQVVHRLLDIVQPHSLFMGQKDYQQFAIIKRMLELMNSFIQLVRVPIVREKDGLAMSSRNVRLSETGRKKACLISKLLFQAKEDAKDKPLAEVRENALAFIALHEMDVDYFTIIDGDSLNTIQSFDQATTITACTTVRIDGVRLLDNIILREKI from the coding sequence ATGTATATATTTAAGACTGTTCATGATTTACAACAGTATCTAAATTTGCAACAAAAACAAGCTAAAAAAATTGGTTTTGTTCCAACTATGGGTGCCCTTCATTTAGGACATTTAACACTTGTACAAAAAGCGCTCCAACAACATGATATTGTGGTTTGTTCTATTTTTGTTAACCCTACTCAATTTGGAGATGCGCAAGATTTGGATAAATACCCTCGCCCAATACAAAACGACATCCAAAAACTAGAACAACTAGGCTGTTCCGTCTTGTTTTTGCCAACGGTTGAGGAGGTATATCCCAAAGGATTAAAAACACCTGATTTTGATTTGGGAGGTTTAGACCAAACCATGGAAGGAGCCCACCGCCCTGGGCATTTTAAGGGAGTTGTTCAAGTTGTCCATCGTCTATTGGATATTGTCCAACCTCATAGTTTGTTTATGGGACAAAAAGATTATCAACAATTCGCCATTATCAAACGAATGCTTGAGTTGATGAACAGTTTTATTCAGCTTGTTCGAGTTCCCATTGTTCGAGAAAAAGATGGGCTTGCGATGAGTTCCCGAAATGTTCGACTGAGTGAAACTGGCAGAAAAAAAGCCTGTCTGATCTCTAAACTATTGTTTCAAGCAAAAGAAGATGCAAAAGACAAACCATTAGCTGAAGTTCGAGAAAATGCACTCGCTTTTATTGCGTTACATGAAATGGATGTCGATTATTTTACAATTATTGATGGGGATAGTCTAAATACAATTCAATCCTTTGACCAAGCAACAACAATAACCGCTTGTACTACAGTTAGAATAGATGGTGTTCGATTGTTGGATAATATAATCCTTAGAGAAAAGATCTAG
- a CDS encoding VOC family protein produces the protein MQKITPFHVAIPVHNLEEARTFYVDVLQCKEGRSSEQWIDFDLYGHQFVVHHQPNVKPTHEQHFNQVDGQGVPVPHYGVVLEWETWEQLAQRLSDKNITFAIEPYIRFKGQVGEQATMFFFDPSGNALEFKAFKDMSTLFAK, from the coding sequence ATGCAAAAAATAACACCTTTTCATGTTGCTATTCCTGTTCATAATTTAGAAGAAGCCCGTACTTTTTATGTAGATGTTTTGCAATGCAAGGAGGGGCGTTCTTCTGAGCAATGGATAGATTTTGATTTGTATGGGCATCAATTTGTTGTGCATCATCAACCCAATGTTAAGCCAACCCATGAACAGCATTTTAATCAAGTGGATGGGCAAGGAGTACCCGTACCACATTATGGCGTTGTTTTGGAATGGGAAACATGGGAGCAGCTTGCTCAGCGTTTAAGCGATAAGAATATAACATTTGCAATTGAACCTTATATTCGTTTTAAAGGTCAGGTAGGAGAACAAGCAACCATGTTCTTTTTTGATCCTTCTGGAAATGCATTGGAATTTAAAGCTTTCAAGGATATGAGCACCTTATTTGCTAAATAA
- a CDS encoding anthranilate synthase component I family protein yields MKISISSNELIVVKQKILFWADAHSDVVCYLDSNQYDKDPYSQYDSLIAVGAEHALCVETAGTAFDQLKSFAKKHKKWLFGHLSYDLKNEVEELRSENKDVLDFPELYFFIPSYLFLFHKNGTLEIKSERETTALLWEQIQGVVCSSKVAVPPINLKQVISKEQYLEIIEQVQQHIVDGDIYEMNFCQEFFSRAVELDPLSLFEKMNRIAKAPYSVYYKRGAQYLLCGSPERFLCKRANKLISQPIKGTIQRGASPEEDLRNKNSLKNSIKDQAENVMIVDLVRNDLARVCQTGSIQVEELFKIYGFEKVFQMISTVTGQLQEDKNWVDALAVTFPMGSMTGAPKVMSMKLIEQYEQTKRGLYAGAVGYVTPDEDFDFNVVIRSLLYNRTQKYLSFQVGGAIVYDSEPLAEYEECLLKAKTMLEALGTAKKY; encoded by the coding sequence ATGAAAATCAGTATCTCTTCTAACGAACTTATCGTAGTCAAACAAAAAATATTGTTTTGGGCAGATGCTCATTCAGATGTTGTATGCTATTTGGATAGCAATCAATACGATAAAGATCCCTATAGTCAATACGATAGCCTAATAGCAGTAGGGGCAGAGCATGCATTGTGCGTTGAAACGGCTGGGACGGCTTTTGATCAATTAAAAAGCTTTGCTAAAAAGCATAAAAAATGGCTATTTGGGCATTTAAGTTATGATCTTAAGAATGAGGTAGAAGAGCTTCGTTCTGAGAATAAAGATGTTTTAGATTTTCCTGAGCTGTATTTTTTTATTCCTTCTTATCTTTTTCTCTTTCACAAAAATGGAACCTTAGAAATCAAATCAGAAAGGGAAACGACTGCTCTATTATGGGAGCAGATACAAGGGGTTGTTTGCTCTTCTAAAGTAGCTGTTCCCCCTATTAATTTGAAACAGGTTATTTCGAAAGAACAGTACCTAGAGATCATCGAGCAAGTTCAGCAACATATTGTAGATGGTGATATTTATGAGATGAATTTTTGCCAAGAGTTCTTTTCGAGAGCAGTAGAGCTTGATCCTTTATCCCTCTTTGAAAAAATGAACAGGATTGCTAAGGCTCCATATTCGGTTTATTATAAAAGAGGAGCGCAATATTTACTTTGTGGGAGCCCAGAACGTTTTTTGTGCAAACGAGCCAATAAGCTCATTTCTCAGCCTATCAAGGGAACTATTCAACGTGGAGCATCCCCTGAAGAAGATTTACGGAATAAAAATAGTTTAAAAAATAGCATTAAGGACCAGGCAGAGAATGTGATGATTGTAGATTTGGTTCGAAACGATTTAGCAAGGGTCTGCCAAACAGGCTCTATACAAGTAGAAGAATTATTCAAAATTTATGGTTTTGAAAAAGTTTTTCAAATGATTTCTACGGTTACTGGACAGTTGCAAGAGGATAAAAATTGGGTAGATGCCCTAGCGGTAACGTTCCCAATGGGATCTATGACAGGAGCACCAAAAGTAATGAGCATGAAATTAATAGAGCAATACGAGCAAACCAAACGAGGTTTATATGCTGGTGCAGTTGGTTATGTTACGCCCGATGAAGATTTTGATTTTAATGTTGTTATTCGTTCTTTGTTATACAATCGTACACAAAAGTACCTGTCGTTTCAGGTAGGAGGAGCCATTGTTTATGACTCTGAACCCTTGGCAGAATATGAAGAATGCTTATTGAAGGCTAAAACGATGTTGGAGGCATTGGGAACGGCTAAGAAATACTAA
- a CDS encoding SH3 domain-containing protein, protein MKLSYRDPFCFFLLLCSFLIACTPQENVETTSNENKIIEEKALPRLFMKTQTPHLRVRQTPDLEGAILKVLNKDLIVEYLHDSTTFTTEIVYNRKDYNAHWYKIQTLDKVEGWIYAAFVQFLPKDENQKITIQRETDELLEAANEQMPALTKKQKKEQKQVVSDNLINTYKNYLATLDKNNPNAIAQAIHKYSALFIPHSNQKTHDAAYVEFHNFYIRVLHLLQQKNLGSYQHLATEIKRYQRATMQTDEFTRELAANGFNFALKDGTVVLGEDTDFIYRVFYRECSTPMRAYMNQYQLEEPNFWLANETLLIPPKQLARWTLSWNYFIATYPDFVWYSEAKDRLEKQLNILLQGPQKTPAFNAQSLLLNANYLKAYRHIVDNYPESKIGRAFQEYIDVLKDNDWKKSSEVTQTQNKIMRMLVLE, encoded by the coding sequence ATGAAATTATCGTACCGAGATCCATTCTGTTTTTTTCTTCTGTTATGCAGCTTTTTGATTGCTTGCACGCCTCAAGAAAATGTTGAAACAACTTCCAATGAAAACAAAATCATAGAAGAAAAAGCACTTCCTCGACTGTTTATGAAAACCCAAACCCCTCATCTAAGGGTTCGTCAAACGCCTGATTTGGAAGGAGCTATTCTGAAAGTTCTCAATAAAGATCTAATTGTAGAATACTTACACGATAGTACTACATTTACAACAGAGATTGTTTACAATCGTAAAGACTACAATGCACATTGGTACAAAATACAAACATTAGATAAAGTAGAAGGTTGGATTTATGCCGCATTTGTACAATTCTTACCTAAGGACGAAAATCAAAAAATAACGATTCAACGAGAAACCGACGAGTTACTAGAAGCTGCCAATGAGCAAATGCCTGCGCTAACTAAAAAGCAAAAAAAGGAGCAAAAACAAGTAGTGAGCGATAATTTAATTAATACTTATAAAAATTACTTGGCTACATTAGACAAAAATAATCCCAACGCTATTGCTCAGGCTATACACAAATACAGTGCGTTGTTTATCCCTCATAGCAATCAAAAAACCCATGATGCTGCCTATGTAGAATTTCATAATTTTTACATCCGAGTACTACATCTTTTGCAGCAAAAGAATCTAGGCTCTTATCAACATCTAGCCACAGAAATAAAACGCTATCAACGGGCTACCATGCAAACGGATGAATTTACTCGTGAATTAGCAGCAAATGGATTTAATTTTGCTCTTAAAGATGGAACCGTAGTGTTAGGAGAAGACACCGATTTTATTTATCGAGTATTTTATCGAGAATGCTCTACTCCAATGCGGGCTTATATGAACCAATATCAATTGGAAGAACCTAATTTCTGGTTAGCCAATGAAACCTTATTGATTCCCCCAAAACAATTGGCTCGTTGGACACTTTCTTGGAATTATTTCATTGCAACCTATCCTGACTTTGTTTGGTATAGCGAGGCCAAAGATCGATTAGAAAAACAACTTAACATCTTACTTCAAGGTCCCCAAAAAACGCCTGCATTCAACGCTCAATCGCTCTTATTAAATGCCAACTATTTAAAGGCTTATCGGCATATTGTCGATAATTATCCCGAATCTAAAATTGGTCGTGCTTTTCAAGAGTACATTGATGTACTAAAAGACAACGATTGGAAAAAATCTTCAGAAGTTACTCAAACTCAGAACAAAATTATGCGGATGCTTGTTTTAGAATGA
- a CDS encoding DUF4270 domain-containing protein codes for MEYNLKSLLYSMLAVGLFSAMGCSKSSELGLSLVEQEQSDILFSDTSTLILTTKEADPIGTSGRSFMVCGAYTDAEWGESIASSYMNFRLNSTGASFPNSVLDSLVLSLAYESYGHYGELRVAKPTVTNQVWEIARVVEDIEEATTYNSDHVFMTDGNLLKSNFQFNPNDTAKVTIGGTEFAPHLRIRLDDQAGIDLAKTFLDPQGTATGIYESNTKFKDWFKGIHVRPASNNPTNGSIVRFKSKDALTKLTLYYTDTSNNGSVAKTFEFLTNEDAEVVSTFQHTHPVDLTDNLATDTLVYVQGLDGLHTKVEFPNVGNLGNVIINKAELVLMVADTGNNEFSEPIQLVAKIKNSSNELVVVDDIATSIGKYGSYFVFGGVLENIGNHKFVYRMLISEQMQALVDGTTPEKAIYLTLPSALDPERIKLINHQGVNKAKLYLTYTKIQ; via the coding sequence ATGGAATATAATCTAAAATCCCTACTGTACAGTATGTTGGCAGTAGGGTTATTTTCTGCTATGGGATGTAGCAAATCTAGCGAGTTGGGACTATCATTAGTAGAACAAGAGCAATCTGATATTCTTTTTTCCGACACTTCTACACTTATTTTAACAACTAAAGAAGCTGACCCAATAGGAACTTCTGGAAGAAGTTTTATGGTTTGTGGTGCTTATACAGATGCAGAATGGGGCGAATCTATTGCTTCTTCCTATATGAATTTCCGATTGAATAGCACGGGGGCTTCTTTTCCAAATAGTGTCTTGGATTCTTTGGTTTTAAGTTTGGCTTATGAATCTTATGGGCATTATGGAGAGTTGAGAGTGGCAAAACCAACTGTTACGAACCAAGTTTGGGAAATTGCACGAGTTGTAGAAGATATAGAAGAGGCTACCACCTATAATTCTGATCATGTATTTATGACGGATGGGAATTTGCTAAAGTCAAATTTCCAATTTAATCCTAATGATACCGCTAAAGTAACAATTGGGGGAACAGAGTTTGCACCTCATTTAAGAATTCGATTGGACGATCAAGCTGGAATTGATTTAGCAAAAACGTTTTTAGATCCACAGGGAACAGCAACAGGTATTTATGAGAGCAATACCAAATTCAAGGATTGGTTCAAAGGAATCCATGTGCGCCCTGCAAGTAACAATCCAACAAATGGTAGCATTGTTCGTTTTAAATCGAAAGATGCACTAACCAAATTAACATTATATTACACCGATACTTCTAATAATGGAAGTGTTGCTAAGACGTTTGAATTTTTGACAAATGAGGATGCAGAAGTAGTTTCTACTTTCCAACATACACACCCTGTCGATCTTACCGATAATTTGGCAACCGATACCTTGGTTTATGTACAAGGATTAGACGGTCTGCATACTAAAGTAGAGTTTCCTAACGTTGGAAATCTAGGAAATGTAATTATTAACAAGGCTGAATTGGTATTGATGGTTGCCGATACAGGAAATAATGAGTTTTCGGAGCCGATTCAACTGGTAGCAAAAATCAAAAATTCGAGCAATGAATTGGTGGTTGTAGATGATATTGCGACTTCAATAGGAAAGTATGGCTCTTATTTTGTTTTTGGTGGAGTTTTAGAAAACATAGGCAACCATAAGTTTGTTTATAGAATGTTAATTTCTGAACAAATGCAGGCATTGGTTGATGGAACAACTCCCGAAAAAGCTATTTATTTGACGCTTCCATCTGCATTGGATCCAGAACGTATCAAACTTATTAATCATCAAGGTGTCAATAAAGCAAAACTTTATTTGACCTATACAAAAATTCAATAG
- a CDS encoding glycogen/starch synthase, producing the protein MADKKRILIVTQEMKPYTILSQISDIVRGYAQYIQENGVEVRILMPKFGTINERRHRLHEVVRLSGMNINVDDDDYPLIIKVASLPGTRMQVYFLDNEEFFKRKQIFNDANDIFFEDNLDRTIFFCKGVVETVKKFGWAPDIVHAHGWMTSLLPALLKTTYQNEPIFQNAQVVYSAYDAAVANQAFDADFSAKAEANGLGAVADAFFSNGVLDLNAGGSKFSEGTILGTPDVSSDNMTAPVLDYEEELTTRYLEFYEELLGATEENV; encoded by the coding sequence ATGGCTGATAAGAAAAGAATATTGATAGTAACGCAAGAGATGAAACCGTATACAATTCTTTCGCAAATATCTGATATTGTACGTGGGTACGCTCAGTATATTCAAGAAAATGGAGTTGAAGTTCGTATCTTGATGCCTAAGTTTGGAACTATCAATGAGAGAAGACATCGTCTTCATGAGGTGGTTCGTTTGTCAGGAATGAATATTAATGTAGATGACGATGACTATCCATTAATTATCAAAGTTGCCTCTTTGCCAGGTACTAGAATGCAAGTTTATTTCTTAGACAATGAAGAGTTCTTTAAACGTAAGCAAATTTTTAATGATGCCAATGATATCTTCTTTGAAGATAACCTAGATCGCACGATTTTCTTCTGCAAAGGTGTTGTTGAAACGGTTAAGAAATTTGGCTGGGCTCCAGATATTGTTCATGCTCATGGTTGGATGACTAGCTTGTTGCCTGCACTGCTCAAAACTACCTATCAAAACGAGCCTATTTTTCAAAATGCTCAAGTGGTTTATTCTGCCTACGATGCTGCTGTTGCCAATCAAGCTTTTGATGCAGACTTCTCTGCAAAAGCAGAAGCAAATGGTTTGGGAGCTGTTGCCGATGCCTTCTTTAGCAATGGTGTGTTAGATCTTAATGCTGGTGGTTCTAAGTTTTCTGAAGGAACCATTCTTGGAACGCCTGATGTATCGTCAGATAATATGACAGCGCCTGTTTTGGACTATGAAGAAGAACTTACCACTCGATATTTAGAATTTTATGAAGAATTATTAGGTGCTACAGAAGAAAATGTATAA
- a CDS encoding DUF547 domain-containing protein gives MFDHKKFSKDLKLLKYQYRTTGTSNEALMGFHLQALAQIDLSRLETDSDKIAFWINVYNGLTNYWVIKKKIQKSMLEQPLLVLLAKVTIGGYRFSLDDIEHGILRKNRRSLYKLCKQFSKKDSRRQFMVKEVDYRIHFALNCGAKSCPAVSIYESSKLEQQLQIAETNFVSQEFLVNHSLQTIHCSKIFWLYKKDFVSVYVNAPQYQGYKIRYRKYDFSIS, from the coding sequence ATGTTCGATCACAAAAAATTTTCAAAGGATCTCAAGTTATTAAAGTACCAATATAGAACAACAGGTACGAGCAATGAAGCATTGATGGGGTTTCATTTACAGGCATTGGCTCAAATTGATTTAAGCCGTTTAGAAACAGATTCAGATAAAATTGCTTTTTGGATTAATGTATACAATGGTTTAACCAACTATTGGGTGATAAAAAAAAAGATCCAAAAAAGTATGTTAGAACAGCCATTGCTCGTTTTATTGGCTAAAGTTACAATTGGGGGCTATCGCTTCTCGCTAGACGATATCGAACACGGCATTCTCCGCAAAAATCGACGTTCTCTATATAAGCTATGCAAACAATTCTCTAAAAAAGATTCCCGTCGGCAGTTTATGGTAAAGGAAGTAGATTATCGCATCCATTTTGCTCTAAATTGTGGCGCTAAGTCTTGTCCAGCCGTTTCCATTTACGAAAGCTCAAAACTAGAACAACAACTTCAAATAGCAGAAACAAATTTTGTATCGCAGGAGTTTTTAGTCAATCATTCCCTTCAGACCATTCACTGCTCGAAGATATTCTGGCTGTACAAAAAAGACTTTGTAAGTGTATATGTCAATGCTCCCCAATACCAAGGATACAAAATTCGCTATCGAAAATATGATTTTAGTATTTCTTAG
- a CDS encoding DUF4290 domain-containing protein produces the protein MNNNYKTPSAKKMADYNTQKEHLIIREYGRNTQNLINHAKTIEDQEERQIYIEKIVRLIMSMHPHTRNVDDYRLKVWSHVLKMADYELEVDLPENLPDARKKRKPDQVSYPKNTKRLRHYGRNVRIMIEKAKKMEDKEQQDAYVAIIGAYMKMSYKAWNRENVNDEVIFEEFAKISRGELVIPEGTNIDSLIAPRKKKTGGNSGTARKTTRHSNSKNNSKNSNNKKKNNNSKGRNSNNNKNQRNRKR, from the coding sequence ATGAATAATAATTATAAGACACCATCAGCCAAAAAAATGGCCGATTACAATACGCAAAAAGAGCATCTCATTATTCGAGAATATGGTCGTAATACTCAAAATTTGATCAATCATGCAAAAACGATTGAAGATCAAGAGGAGCGCCAGATTTATATCGAAAAAATTGTGCGATTAATTATGTCTATGCACCCACATACTAGAAATGTGGACGATTATAGATTAAAAGTTTGGTCGCATGTTTTGAAAATGGCAGATTATGAATTAGAGGTTGACTTGCCTGAAAACTTGCCTGATGCAAGAAAAAAACGTAAACCAGACCAAGTTAGCTACCCTAAAAATACAAAACGCCTGCGTCATTATGGTCGGAATGTAAGGATCATGATTGAGAAGGCTAAAAAAATGGAAGATAAGGAGCAACAGGATGCTTATGTCGCTATTATTGGTGCTTATATGAAAATGTCCTACAAGGCTTGGAATCGAGAAAATGTCAATGATGAAGTGATTTTTGAAGAGTTTGCCAAAATATCTAGGGGGGAATTGGTGATTCCTGAGGGAACCAATATTGATTCTTTGATTGCTCCTAGAAAGAAAAAGACTGGTGGGAATAGCGGTACTGCTCGAAAAACTACTCGTCATTCTAATTCAAAGAACAATTCTAAAAATTCGAATAACAAAAAGAAGAACAACAATTCAAAAGGAAGAAATTCGAATAACAATAAGAATCAAAGAAATAGAAAACGATAA